Proteins encoded within one genomic window of Haladaptatus sp. QDMS2:
- the glyS gene encoding glycine--tRNA ligase gives MSDDTERLSELAKRRGFYFPAAGAYGGVAGFYVYGPQGAALKRNLEETWRDQFVVKEGHQEIDAPNIMPEPVFEASGHLDGFDDMIVECPECGENHRADHLVEDNTGIEEAESYSPEEVAQLIAEYDIECPNCHAKLAGTDVSEFNLMFATNIGPGSSSPGYLRPETAQGIFVEFPRLKEYARNQLPFGVAQIGAAYRNEISPRRGLIRVREFTQAELEHFIDPEEDEPPLHRVADVELKLYPAAQQQADGTEYVTMTVADAVEQGVIESPWVGYYLGVAKGWYERIGVDMDRFRYRQHLPGERAHYASDCWDAEAELGGNWVEITGFAYRGDYDLSHHGAHSGEEFTIFKQYDEPKTVERAVVDPDMAYLGPEYGSAAGQIVDALSNLAARDRSAFDGDEVTVEVDGESYTIPVDKTGFAVEEQTESGEHITPHVVEPSFGVGRIVHTVLEHALRDDEVDGEERTFLKLVPELAPTNVAVFPLMDRDGMGEQAREIADTLRQYGLSSAYDDSGNIGRRYRRQDEIGTPFCVTVDYESLEDGTVTVRERDTTAQARVAIDDLPELLLALRAGDRSFDDI, from the coding sequence ATGAGCGACGACACAGAACGACTCTCGGAACTCGCGAAGCGACGTGGTTTCTACTTCCCCGCGGCCGGTGCCTACGGCGGTGTCGCCGGTTTCTACGTCTACGGCCCGCAGGGGGCGGCGCTGAAGCGTAATTTAGAGGAGACGTGGCGCGACCAGTTCGTGGTCAAAGAGGGTCATCAGGAAATCGACGCGCCGAACATCATGCCAGAACCGGTGTTCGAGGCGTCCGGCCACTTGGACGGCTTCGACGACATGATCGTCGAGTGTCCCGAGTGTGGCGAGAATCATCGGGCAGACCACCTCGTCGAGGACAACACGGGTATCGAAGAGGCAGAGAGCTATTCGCCCGAAGAGGTGGCCCAACTCATCGCCGAGTACGACATCGAATGTCCGAACTGTCACGCGAAACTCGCGGGCACGGACGTCTCTGAGTTCAACCTCATGTTCGCGACGAACATCGGCCCCGGCAGTTCCTCGCCGGGTTACCTGCGCCCCGAGACGGCCCAGGGTATCTTCGTCGAGTTCCCGCGGCTGAAGGAGTACGCCCGCAACCAATTGCCGTTTGGCGTCGCCCAGATTGGCGCGGCCTACCGCAACGAGATTAGCCCGCGGCGCGGCCTGATTCGCGTCCGGGAGTTCACGCAGGCGGAACTCGAACACTTCATCGACCCCGAGGAGGACGAACCGCCGCTGCACCGCGTCGCAGACGTCGAACTCAAACTCTACCCCGCAGCACAGCAGCAAGCAGACGGCACGGAGTACGTCACGATGACCGTCGCAGACGCCGTCGAACAGGGCGTCATCGAGAGTCCGTGGGTCGGCTACTACCTCGGCGTCGCGAAGGGCTGGTACGAGCGCATCGGCGTCGACATGGACCGCTTCCGATACCGCCAGCACCTCCCCGGCGAGCGTGCCCACTACGCGAGCGACTGCTGGGATGCGGAGGCCGAACTCGGCGGCAACTGGGTCGAAATCACTGGCTTCGCCTACCGGGGCGACTACGACCTCTCGCACCACGGCGCACACTCGGGCGAGGAGTTCACCATCTTCAAGCAGTACGACGAACCGAAGACGGTCGAACGCGCCGTCGTGGACCCGGACATGGCCTACCTCGGTCCAGAATACGGCTCGGCCGCCGGCCAGATTGTCGATGCCCTCTCGAACCTCGCCGCTCGCGACCGAAGCGCGTTCGACGGCGACGAGGTGACGGTCGAAGTCGACGGCGAATCTTACACCATCCCAGTGGACAAGACCGGCTTCGCCGTCGAAGAACAGACCGAATCGGGCGAGCACATCACACCCCACGTCGTCGAGCCGTCGTTCGGTGTCGGCCGCATCGTCCACACCGTGCTCGAACACGCCCTCCGCGACGACGAAGTCGACGGCGAGGAACGAACCTTCCTCAAACTCGTCCCCGAACTCGCGCCGACGAACGTCGCCGTCTTCCCGCTAATGGACCGCGACGGCATGGGCGAGCAGGCCCGTGAAATCGCAGACACGCTCCGCCAGTACGGTCTCTCCTCGGCCTACGACGATTCGGGCAACATCGGTCGTCGCTACCGCCGACAGGATGAAATCGGCACGCCGTTCTGCGTCACCGTGGACTACGAATCGCTCGAAGACGGCACGGTGACCGTCCGCGAACGCGACACGACCGCCCAGGCCCGCGTGGCCATCGACGACCTCCCCGAACTCTTGCTCGCGTTGCGGGCGGGCGACCGTTCGTTTGACGACATCTGA
- a CDS encoding CBS domain-containing protein — MKVSDAMTPRDSLVTVELPGTRDDVLEYLQERKFSSVPVIKQTDDGEEFRGLVSRESLIADPDEDQLALLVEEVPSTEADADITEVAELMIAEGARRVPVVDGQLEGIITVTDVVRAIAAGDAPGDMEVGELYEYRVNTVFSGAPLRVCERELSYADEAYGVVLDEEAEVAGIITEVDILNVARVVEGEDDTGSSIANEDDEWMWEGIKATGNRYLPTRNVELPSGPVSKFMSSDLKTIGRRRTAQDAAKMMRNEDIEQIPVMSGDELVGIVRDMDLLVACLQ; from the coding sequence ATGAAAGTCTCTGATGCGATGACGCCGCGTGACTCGCTCGTGACGGTGGAGTTACCCGGCACGCGAGACGACGTGCTCGAATATCTCCAGGAGCGAAAGTTCTCCTCGGTTCCGGTCATCAAGCAGACCGACGACGGTGAGGAGTTTCGCGGTCTCGTCTCTCGTGAATCCCTGATTGCGGACCCGGACGAAGACCAGCTCGCGCTGCTCGTCGAAGAAGTCCCCTCGACCGAGGCGGACGCAGACATCACCGAGGTTGCAGAACTGATGATTGCGGAGGGCGCACGCCGTGTCCCCGTCGTCGACGGCCAACTCGAGGGCATCATCACCGTGACCGACGTGGTTCGCGCCATCGCCGCCGGCGACGCCCCCGGCGACATGGAGGTCGGCGAACTGTACGAGTACCGCGTCAACACCGTGTTTTCGGGTGCGCCACTGCGCGTCTGCGAGCGCGAACTCTCCTACGCCGACGAGGCCTACGGCGTCGTCTTAGATGAGGAAGCAGAAGTCGCGGGTATCATCACCGAAGTGGACATCCTGAACGTCGCTCGCGTCGTCGAGGGCGAGGACGACACGGGCAGTTCCATCGCCAACGAGGACGACGAGTGGATGTGGGAGGGCATCAAGGCGACGGGTAACCGCTACCTGCCGACCCGCAACGTCGAACTGCCCTCCGGCCCTGTCAGCAAGTTCATGAGCAGCGACCTGAAGACCATCGGTCGCCGCCGAACCGCACAGGACGCGGCCAAGATGATGCGCAACGAAGACATCGAACAGATTCCGGTCATGAGCGGTGACGAACTCGTCGGCATCGTCCGCGATATGGACCTCCTCGTAGCCTGTCTCCAATGA